In a genomic window of Gossypium arboreum isolate Shixiya-1 chromosome 9, ASM2569848v2, whole genome shotgun sequence:
- the LOC108456646 gene encoding protein N-terminal glutamine amidohydrolase, which yields MTTSELQLQLNNLDASLFNHTPFYCEENVYFLCKKLCSSQIADAQGSDLFVVFISNDNKQIPLWHQKASHRADGVILWDYHVICVQRKKDGGTHLVWDLDSSLPFPCPLATYVSETIRPSFQLFSEFQRFFRVVYAPLFLRHFASDRRHMKDSEGNWTAQPPPYEPIVAEDGSVHNLNEYMEIRAADVLTDLPPELTSAVFGQKHGVVIGEAHLEELFSQIP from the exons ATGACGACTTCGGAATTGCAGTTGCAGCTAAACAACTTGGACGCTTCTCTCTTCAATCATACTCCCTTTTACTG CGAGGAGAACGTCTATTTTCTTTGCAAGAAACTTTGTTCATCCCAGATAGCAGATGCTCAAGGATCTGATCTTTTTGTCGTTTTCATTTCCAATGACAATAAACAG ATTCCACTGTGGCATCAAAAAGCTAGCCATAGAGCAGATGGTGTAATTCTCTGGGATTACCATGTAATTTGTGTTCAG AGGAAGAAAGATGGTGGTACTCATTTAGTATGGGACTTGGATTCAAGTCTTCCATTTCCTTGTCCTTTAGCTACCTATGTGTCAGAAACTATCCGGCCATCATTTCAGCTCTTTTCGGAGTTTCAGAG GTTTTTCCGGGTAGTGTATGCTCCTTTATTTCTTCGTCACTTTGCATCTGATAGAAGACACATGAAAGATTCTGAAGGGAACTGGACTGCTCAACCTCCTCCATATGAACCCATAGTTGCTGAAG ATGGATCTGTGCACAACTTAAACGAGTACATGGAGATCCGTGCTGCTGATGTACTAACAGATCTACCCCCAGAATTGACAAGTGCAGTTTTTGGTCAGAAGCACGGAGTTGTAATTGGTGAAGCGCATCTTGAGGAATTATTTTCTCAAATTCCTTGA
- the LOC108456647 gene encoding magnesium-chelatase subunit ChlH, chloroplastic → MASLVSSPFTLPASKADQLSSLSQKHFFLHSFLPKKINNLPNSKSSFKVKCAAIGNGLFTQTTPEVRRIVPENKNNLPTVKIVYVVLEAQYQSSLSSAVQSLNQNSNFASFEVVGYLVEELRDENTYKTFCKDLEGANIFIGSLIFVEELALKVKTAVEKERDRLDAVLVFPSMPEVMRLNKLGSFSMSQLGQSKSPFFQLFKRKKQGAGFADSMLKLVRTLPKVLKYLPSDKAQDARLYILSLQFWLGGSPDNLQNFLKMISSSYVPALKGTKVDYSDPVLFLDSGIWHPLAPCMYDDVKEYLNWYGTRRDVNEKLRGPDAPVIGLVLQRSHIVTGDESHYVAVIMELEAKGAKVIPIFAGGLDFSGPVERFLIDPVTKKPMVNSVVSLTGFALVGGPARQDHPRAVEALMKLDVPYIVALPLVFQTTEEWLNSTLGLHPIQVALQVALPELDGGMEPIVFAGRDPRTGKSHALHKRVEQLCTRAIKWAELKRKSKTEKKLAITVFSFPPDKGNVGTAAYLNVFASIYSVLKDLQKDGYNVEGLPETAEALIEDVIHDKEAQFNSPNLNVAYKMSIREYQNLTPYAPALEENWGKPPGNLNSDGENLLVYGKQYGNVFIGVQPTFGYEGDPMRLLFSKSASPHHGFAAYYSFVEKIFEADAVLHFGTHGSLEFMPGKQVGMSDVCYPDSLIGNIPNVYYYAANNPSEATIAKRRSYANTISYLTPPAENAGLYKGLKQLSELISSYQSLKDSGRGQQIVSSIISTARQCNLDKDVELPEEGEEISAKERDLVVGKVYSKIMEIESRLLPCGLHVIGEPPSAMEAVATLVNIAALDRPEDGISSLPSILAETVGRNIEDVYRGSDKGILKDVELLRQITEASRGAISAFVQKTTNKNGQVVDVADKLSSILGFGINEPWIQYLSNTKFYRADREKLRVLFEFLGECLKLVVADNELGSLKQALEGKYVEPGPGGDPIRNPKVLPTGKNIHALDPQAIPTTAAMQSAKIVVDRLVERQKVDNGGKYPETVALVLWGTDNIKTYGESLAQVLWMIGVRPVADTFGRVNRVEPVSLEELGRPRIDVVVNCSGVFRDLFINQMNLLDRAVKMVAELDEPVEQNYVRKHALEQAKALGIEVREAATRVFSNASGSYSSNVNLAVENSSWNDEKQLQDMYLSRKSFAFDCDAPGAGMTEKRKVFEMALSTADATFQNLDSSEISLTDVSHYFDSDPTNLVQNLRKDGKKPSAYIADTTTANAQVRTLAETVRLDARTKLLNPKWYEGMMSSGYEGVREIEKRLTNTVGWSATSGQVDNWVYEEANSTFIQDENMLSRLMNTNPNSFRKLIQTFLEANGRGYWETSEENIEKLRQLYSEVEDKIEGIDR, encoded by the exons ATGGCTTCTCTTGTTTCTTCCCCGTTTACTCTGCCAGCTTCCAAGGCTGATCAGCTTTCTTCTCTTTCCCAAAAACACTTCTTTCTTCACTCATTTCTTCCCAAGAAAATCAACAACCTTCCCAACTCAAAATCTTCCTTTAAAGTAAAATGTGCAGCAATTGGGAATGGCCTTTTCACTCAAACCACACCAGAAGTTCGTAGAATTGTGCCAGAAAACAAAAACAATCTCCCCACTGTAAAAATTGTCTATGTTGTCCTGGAAGCGCAGTACCAGTCTTCCCTTTCAAGTGCAGTCCAGTCCTTGAACCAAAATTCCAACTTTGCTTCATTTGAAGTCGTTGGGTACTTGGTTGAGGAGCTTAGAGATGAAAACACTTATAAAACATTCTGCAAAGATCTCGAAGGCGCGAATATCTTTATTGGGTCTTTGATTTTCGTTGAGGAGCTTGCCTTGAAAGTGAAGACTGCAGTGGAGAAAGAGAGGGATAGGCTTGATGCTGTTTTGGTGTTCCCTTCAATGCCTGAAGTAATGAGGCTAAACAAGTTGGGCTCTTTCAGCATGTCACAGCTTGGTCAATCGAAGAGTCCATTTTTTCAGCTattcaaaagaaagaagcaaGGAGCAGGTTTTGCTGATAGTATGTTAAAGCTAGTAAGGACATTGCCTAAGGTTTTGAAATACTTGCCCAGTGACAAGGCACAAGATGCTAGGCTTTACATATTGAGCCTCCAGTTTTGGCTTGGTGGTTCACCCGATAATCTACAGAATTTCTTGAAAATGATATCTAGCTCTTATGTGCCTGCACTCAAAGGGACAAAAGTTGATTACTCGGATCCCGTTTTGTTCTTAGACAGTGGGATTTGGCACCCACTGGCTCCTTGCATGTATGATGACGTGAAGGAGTATTTGAATTGGTATGGTACCAGGAGGGATGTTAATGAGAAGCTTAGGGGGCCTGATGCACCTGTAATTGGATTGGTTTTGCAAAGGAGTCACATTGTTACCGGTGATGAGAGCCACTACGTAGCAGTCATCATGGAATTAGAGGCAAAAGGGGCCAAAGTAATACCAATTTTTGCCGGTGGACTTGATTTTTCTGGACCAGTTGAAAGGTTCTTGATCGATCCGGTTACCAAGAAACCAATGGTGAACTCGGTGGTGTCATTAACAGGCTTTGCTCTCGTTGGTGGACCCGCTAGGCAGGACCATCCAAGGGCCGTTGAGGCACTGATGAAGCTTGATGTTCCTTACATTGTTGCACTGCCTTTGGTTTTCCAAACAACCGAGGAGTGGCTAAACAGTACTTTGGGACTGCATCCTATTCAAGTAGCTCTCCAGGTGGCCCTTCCAGAGCTTGACGGAGGCATGGAACCCATCGTTTTTGCCGGTCGTGACCCAAGAACAG GGAAATCCCATGCTCTTCACAAGAGGGTTGAGCAGCTTTGCACTCGAGCCATCAAGTGGGCTGAATTGAAAAGGAAATCAAAG ACTGAGAAGAAGTTGGCAATCACCGTCTTCAGCTTCCCTCCTGACAAAGGGAATGTTGGCACAGCTGCCTACCTCAATGTTTTTGCTTCCATATATTCGGTTTTGAAAGACCTTCAGAAAGATGGCTACAATGTCGAAGGCCTCCCAGAGACTGCTGAAGCTTTAATTGAGGATGTGATTCACGACAAGGAGGCACAATTTAACAGCCCTAATCTGAATGTTGCTTATAAAATGAGCATCCGTGAATACCAGAACCTTACTCCCTACGCTCCTGCTTTGGAAGAAAACTGGGGTAAACCTCCTGGAAATTTGAATTCTGATGGAGAGAATCTTTTGGTATATGGAAAGCAGTACGGCAATGTCTTCATTGGAGTCCAGCCTACTTTTGGTTATGAGGGCGATCCTATGCGGTTACTTTTCTCAAAATCAGCTAGCCCGCATCATGGGTTTGCTGCATACTACTCCTTCGTTGAGAAGATTTTTGAAGCTGATGCTGTTCTTCATTTTGGTACTCATGGATCGCTTGAATTTATGCCTGGAAAGCAGGTGGGAATGAGTGATGTTTGTTACCCTGATAGTCTTATCGGGAATATTCCCAATGTTTACTACTATGCTGCTAATAACCCGTCTGAAGCTACCATAGCCAAGCGTCGTAGTTATGCTAATACAATTAGCTATCTGACTCCTCCGGCTGAAAACGCTGGGCTTTACAAGGGACTTAAGCAACTGAGTGAACTTATCTCATCATACCAGTCCCTTAAAGACTCAGGTCGTGGGCAACAAATTGTTAGCTCTATTATCAGCACGGCTAGACAATGCAATCTTGACAAGGATGTAGAGCTTCCCGAAGAGGGAGAGGAAATTTCAGCAAAAGAACGGGATCTTGTTGTTGGAAAAGTATATTCCAAGATCATGGAGATCGAGTCCCGACTGTTACCATGTGGGCTTCATGTTATTGGTGAGCCTCCATCTGCTATGGAAGCAGTTGCTACATTGGTCAATATTGCTGCTTTAGACCGACCTGAAGATGGGATTTCATCACTGCCATCTATATTAGCTGAGACTGTTGGAAGAAACATAGAGGATGTGTACAGAGGAAGTGACAAAGGCATCTTGAAGGATGTAGAGCTTCTGCGGCAAATTACTGAGGCCTCACGTGGGGCAATTTCTGCCTTTGTGCAGAAAACAACCAACAAGAATGGTCAAGTTGTTGATGTGGCTGATAAGTTAAGCTCGATCCTTGGGTTTGGTATCAACGAGCCGTGGATTCAGTATTTATCGAACACAAAATTTTACCGTGCAGATAGGGAAAAGCTTAGAGTATTATTTGAGTTCCTAGGTGAGTGTTTAAAGCTGGTTGTTGCTGATAATGAGTTAGGCAGTCTGAAACAAGCATTGGAGGGGAAATATGTTGAACCTGGGCCTGGTGGTGATCCTATTCGAAACCCGAAAGTGTTGCCAACAGGAAAGAACATTCATGCATTGGATCCACAAGCTATTCCAACAACAGCTGCAATGCAGAGTGCAAAAATTGTGGTAGATAGGTTAGTTGAGAGACAGAAGGTTGACAACGGGGGAAAGTATCCGGAGACAGTTGCACTTGTATTATGGGGAACCGATAATATCAAAACTTACGGTGAATCACTCGCTCAGGTCTTGTGGATGATAGGAGTAAGGCCAGTGGCTGATACATTTGGTCGAGTCAACAGAGTTGAGCCAGTCAGCCTTGAAGAGCTTGGCAGACCCAGGATTGATGTTGTTGTTAACTGCTCTGGAGTTTTCAGAGATTTATTCATTAATCAG ATGAACCTCCTTGATCGGGCAGTGAAGATGGTAGCTGAATTAGATGAACCTGTGGAGCAGAACTATGTACGTAAGCACGCCTTAGAGCAAGCCAAAGCCTTGGGAATTGAGGTTAGAGAAGCTGCAACAAGGGTCTTCTCAAACGCTTCAGGATCGTACTCTTCGAACGTCAACCTTGCCGTTGAGAACTCCTCATGGAATGATGAGAAACAGCTCCAAGATATGTACCTGAGCCGGAAATCATTTGCTTTTGACTGTGATGCCCCAGGTGCAGGTATGACTGAGAAAAGGAAAGTCTTTGAGATGGCTCTAAGCACAGCAGATGCCACTTTCCAAAATCTTGATTCCTCAGAAATTTCACTCACTGATGTGAGTCACTACTTCGACTCGGATCCAACAAACTTAGTACAAAACCTCCGCAAGGATGGAAAGAAGCCGAGTGCATACATTGCAGATACCACCACTGCAAACGCCCAG GTTCGAACTCTGGCTGAAACTGTGCGACTAGATGCACGAACCAAGTTGTTGAACCCCAAATGGTATGAAGGAATGATGTCCAGTGGATATGAAGGGGTTCGCGAAATTGAGAAGCGCCTTACAAATACTGTAGGGTGGAGTGCAACTTCGGGGCAAGTGGATAACTGGGTGTACGAAGAGGCTAATTCAACTTTCATTCAAGACGAGAACATGTTGAGCAGGCTGATGAACACCAATCCCAACTCGTTCAGGAAGTTGATTCAAACATTCTTGGAGGCCAACGGACGTGGCTATTGGGAAACTTCGGAGGAGAATATTGAGAAGTTGAGGCAGTTGTATTCAGAAGTCGAAGATAAGATTGAAGGTATTGATCGATGA